A stretch of DNA from Dehalobacterium formicoaceticum:
GTTTCTCCAATGGAGTCTCCTTGTCTGATTTGTTGATTCGGACTGACCTTGACTCGGGCTAAGTTGCCATAAATACTGGTTAGCTCGGCATTATGCTTGATCGTCACTTGATACCCCTGGTGAATATCACCGGAGATCTCTTCGACAATTCCGGCCGCCCCGGCCTTCACAGGCTGGATCTTTTGACTTTTGATATCGATACCTCCATGCCAGCCGTTTTCTTGATTACCATTATCAGCACTCCAGCCAAAGTTTTGTGTCACAATTCCGGAAACGGGCAAAACCATAGGCTCAAGTAAATCAGCATCCCCCGTGCTAAGGCTGATCACCTCTTGAATCGCCGGTGTCCAATCATTTTCAGAGGATAGGGAAGAAGTGATGATATTTTTTGCCATTCCGCCCAAGGAACTTTCTGAACCTATTAACACCCAAATTAATATAACAACCCACAAGGAAACCACCAGCTGCCAGATCCACTTTTTTCTGATCTTTCTCCCCCAGACAAAAATCCTCTGTGACTTGGAATCCTCTTTTATTTTTAAAGACATTCTTTTCTCCTCCTGGGCATGCAAGTCTTATTTATATATATTGCTCCGGGAAGAAAGATATGAATTTAAATTCCATGTAAATCTCACTGTTACAAATTGATTTCAATATCACTCCTAAAAATTAAAAAAATAACAGGCTTTGCGGATGATTAAATATCAAGCAAAAACCTGTTATCCAGCATCCTGGTATCATAATCTGATCATCAAAAGAGAAGATTCTGCTTATGGAGATTAACGCTTAAAACCAGACCCATGGCGATCATATTGCTTAACATACCGCTTCCACCGTATGTTAAAAAGGGCAGAGGAATTCCTGTTACAGGCATAATACCCATGGTCATCCCTGTATTGATCAGGATCTGAAAGACCAGCATAGAAGCCACCCCGGTGACAATCAGAGAGCCAAATAAATCCCTGGCATCTTTGGCAATATAAATCATGCGCCATAAAAGTATTAAATATAAACCTAAAACACCGATACCCCCTAAAAACCCCAACTCCTCACCAATGGTGGAAAAAACGAAATCCGTATGATGTTCCGGCAAAAAATCTCCTTGCACCTGGGATCCCTGCTGATACCCTTTTCCCCAAAAGCCTCCGGAGCCAATGGCAACTTTGGATTGAATCACATGGTATCCGGCTCCTAAAGGATCCATATCCGGATTAATAAAAATTACAAGCCGTAAAAGCTGGTAGGGCTTAAAGGGCAAGGGTATCGGCAGATCCTCCGGTACCTTTTGAAAGCCATCCGTAGAAATAAATAAGATACCAAAAATAATCAGAACGAAAAGGAGAATAACCAGCAAAATAATCATGATAATTCTGGGGTTAGCTCCTCCAACCCAAAGCATGCCCAAAAGAATAGCCAGAAACACCAGGGAGGTCCCCAAATCTGGCTGTTTCAGGATTAATAGTAAGGGAATCCCAACGTAAACTAAGCAAGGTATCAGATCCCAGATAGTTTCCAAACCGCCCTGTCTTTTGACAAGAAAAGCAGCAAAACTGATAATAATCGCAACTTTGGCCAGTTCTGATGGCTGCAGGTCAAAAAACCCTAAATCAATCCATCTTTGAGCACCCTTGGACTCATAACCTAAGACAAAAACGGCAAGTAACAAGGCGATATTGACCAGATAAATATAATTGCCAAAGCGTGCCAAATAAGAATAATCAAAGGACGCGACAAAAAACATCAGAAGCAATCCCACCACAGCCCATAAAACCTGTCTTTTAACAAAATAGTAAGGATCGTCGAATACGTTGGCAGATGCACTGCGCAAAATCACTAAACTAACCAAGATGATAGCTAAAAGACTCCCCATAAAAATCCAGTCAATGTTCTTAAGAAATCGCGTGTTAAACATAAATATTCAATATCCCCTAAAGTATCTCTTTATTTTATTATAAGCCCCTTATGAATTCGCCACAAGAGACAGCGTAAAAAAAATAGGGTTCGAATCCTCGAACCCGGAAACTATTATGATATTTGCCGCCTCATGCCTAAAATAGGTATATTAGCCACTAACGCGATGGAATCATCATCTGTGGTACTTAAGGAAACATCCAAGGCAGTCTGGTCTATCTCCAAATATTTATTGATCACATCGATCAAATCTTCTTTCAATTGTTCCATGATCTCAGGAGAAACATTCGACCGATCATGCACTAAGACCAAACGCAAACGATCTTTTGCTATATTCTTACTGTTTCCGTTTTCTTTACTAAAGAACCGGCCAAGAAAATCACCAAAACTCATCATCTATACCCCCTTTAAGATCTGGTCACAAATCTTTTTAATTTTTCAAACCAACCCACATTCGGCTCTAAATTGAGCAAAGGAACTTCCTCTCCCAGGATGCGTTTGGTAATGTTACGAAAAGCTTCGCCGGAGAGAGAGGTATTATCCAAAACAACAGGCTCTCCCCGATTCGTGGAAACGACAATAGCCTCATCGTCCGGTACAATCCCTAAAATATCTACGGCCAAAATGTCGATCATATCCTCAATGCTCATCATATCGCCTTTTTTTACCATCTGGGGTCTGATCCGATTCACCACCAACTTCGGGTCGTTCAGACCTGCTGCCTCTAATAGACCGATAATCCGGTCTGCATCCCGAACAGCAGATATCTCAGGGGTGGTAACCACAATTGCTTTATCTGCCCCGGCAATGGCATTTTTAAAACCTTGTTCTATACCGGCAGGACAATCTATCACTACAAAATCAAATTCTTGCTTCAGATCAGCGCTTAGCTTAATCATTTGCTCTTCCGAAACTGCCGTTTTATCTTTCGTTTGCGCAGCCGGCAGTAAAAAGAGACCTTCGAATCTTTTATCTTTAATTAAAGCCTGTTTTAAACGACAATTTCCCCGCACCACATCCACGATATCATAAACAATCCGATTTTCCAAACCCAAAACTACATCTAAATTTCTTAATCCGATATCGGTATCCACCATTACTACCTTTTTCCCTAATAACGCCAAGCCTGTTCCGATATTGGCAGTGGCTGTGGTTTTGCCAACACCACCTTTACCGGAAGTTATGACCAATACTTCTCCCATAAATATACTCCTCTCCGATGTTTAACTGCACTTCTATTATCCAGGTTAAATTTTATCAATAATGATTCTTCCTTTATCAATCCTGGCTGTCACCAGATGCTCCGAATCAAGCCTGTTCTCATCAGTTCTCTGAAAAATAATGCTCCCGATTCTTAGCTGGATGGGATTGATGTGGAAGGCAGTAATTGTTGCTGCCTGATTACCGGAAGCTCCGGCATGGACTACACCACGCACCGTTCCAGCAACCATGACATGCCCTCCGGCAATAATTTCTGCTCCGGGGTTGATATCTCCTAAAACCACCACATTACCGGAGTGCCTAATGCTTTGGCCGGATCTCAATGTTTTTTGGACTAACAGCGTATCTTCTCCCACTACTCCATCAAACACTTCTTGTTCCATGTCATTCCTCCTGCCGCCATAACGCTCCTTCTCTAACATAATCTAATTTCTACACTATCCCATACAATCCTCCCCCATGGTAAAAAAAGCTGCGTTTTCGCCTCTACTCCATACTTGAGGGAAGGGTATCGGGAATCGGTTGTCTTTTTAGTTTAAAATATTCTTCAAAGACTGCCTTCGCGACTAAACCGGCAGAGGATCCGCCATGGTATCCATATTCCATCAATCCAGCAAAGGCAACCTCAGGATCATCGTAAGGGGCAAAGGCAACAAAAACACCATGATAATCCTTACTATTATCATCTCCCGGCAGTCCTGTCTGGGCAGTGCCTGTTTTTGCCGCTACCCCAATGGAAGAAGGAAAATCCTTAAAAAGGGAGTAAGCAGTACCTCCCGGTTCCGTAACAGCACGCATGGCCTTTTTAATTTCATCAATCATTTGATCTGTGGCATCAACCTTGCCTGCCACTGTAGGTTGAAATTCTGTCAACACGGTTTCACCATCAGATGAAATAATCTTATCTACCAAATAAGGCTTCATCCTGGTCCCCCCATTGGCAATGGTAGCCACGTAATTTGCTAATTGCAAAGGCGTGTACAAATTGTAGCCCTGTCCCATGGACATAAAATAGGTATCATATATCCGCCAGGTAGATTCCCATCCCGTGAAGGATGCTTCTTTCCATTCCTTACTGGGCAACAATCCTGTTGCCTCTCCCGGGAGTTCAATACCCGTTAATTGGCCCAACCCTAATTCTTGTCCTGTTTTGTGCAGCTGATCAATGCCAATACGTTGACCCATCTCCTGAAAATAAGTATTACAGGATACGGCCATGGCTCGGTAAAGGTTCACATTCCCATGGGTTCCCGTGCACCTGGCCCGAGGCTTTGCCCAGTTGGATGGTCCGCAATAGACAGTATCCAAAGGGGAAATCTTACCGGAAGCTAAAGCAGCCAGTCCGGTCATCGGCTTAAAAGTGGATCCCGGAGGATAGGTGCCGGCGATGGCCCGGTTAAAAGTAGGCTTCAATTTTTCATCCCAATAATAGGAAACCTTGTCCGGAGATAAGCCATTGGCAAAATCATTAGGATTCAAATAAGGAGCACTGGCCATGGCTAAGATGGCACCGGTTTTTACATCGATTAAAACCCCAGCCCCGGCTTTCGCTTTTGGCCTTTGTTTCTGAAGTCTAAGCAGGGTTTCTTCTATTGAGGTTTCCATCACTGACTGGAGCTTGGCATCGATGGTGAGCATCAATGAATTTCCCGGTATCGGGTCCTTATGAGACCAGGTACTCACAGGCTGGTGTTTGGCATTCACTTCCACCTGATCCGCTCCATGCTTCCCCCTTAAACCGATTTCTTTATTTCCTTGCTCAAAACGTTCAAATGTTTTCTCCAGACCGGTCTTACCTATCCAGTCATTCCTGCCATAGTTATATTCCTCCAGGGTTTCTAATTCTTCCTGATTGATCAAACCTACCGTTCCGATAATATGACCTGCTAATTCACCTTGAGGATAATAGCGCATGGGCTCTTCTCTGATGACCACTCCCGGCAGATCTTCCCGTTTTTCTTCAATTCTGGACACCATTTGAATCCCTTCATCGTATGGCAGCCGTTTAATAACCACCGGTTCATACCGCCTGCTTTGATCTTCCAAGGACTGGAGAATAGATTCCTGGGTTATTTCCGGATCTTGTAAAATTTCCGCCATCAAAGCTGCCACAGATTCCTTCTCCTCAATTTCTCCACCGGTTAATGAAATGGTAAATACCGGTTTACTGGTGGCCAGGACCTCTTTATTACGATCATATATATTGCCGCGCCGCGCCGCGATCGAGGTAATACGAAATTTATTTTTATCGGATAAATGAGCGTAGGCATCGGCCTGGACAACTTGTAATTGAAAAAGTCTTAGTCCTAAAACAATGAAGATAACCACGATCACACCAAAGAAAATATTTAATTTTTTAACGTTTTCCCTATCCTTCAAAAGATTGCCTCCCTTACCCAATAAACAGTCACTCAGATCTTTGAACGATTCTGCTTAAACCGTTTACTTGTATAAATCTTATAAAAAGGCACATAGGCAAATAAGGCTATAATACCCTGATATACGGCCAAGGGGAAAATCCGATGCCAGATATTTTCTCCCCATGGAATATTCATGCCGATGATATTGCCAAAAAAAATAAACAAAAGTTCATGGAGGATGGTCCCGACAATCAAAGTAACCACCGGAATCAAATAGTTTTCCTTAAAAATCTTCGGTTCCAGCAAACCAACCAAAAATCCCGTGATCATTTTGACAATGATAGAGAGACCAAGATATTTTCCTGTCACCAGATCTTCTACCAAACCTACCGCAAAGCCGGCCTTTAACCCTGCCTTAGGCCCTTCCATCAAAGCCACAAACAGTACTAAGATTAACAGCAGATCCGG
This window harbors:
- a CDS encoding M23 family metallopeptidase translates to MSLKIKEDSKSQRIFVWGRKIRKKWIWQLVVSLWVVILIWVLIGSESSLGGMAKNIITSSLSSENDWTPAIQEVISLSTGDADLLEPMVLPVSGIVTQNFGWSADNGNQENGWHGGIDIKSQKIQPVKAGAAGIVEEISGDIHQGYQVTIKHNAELTSIYGNLARVKVSPNQQIRQGDSIGETGKGEIHFEIRLKGTSVDPLDYLRSSRADV
- the rodA gene encoding rod shape-determining protein RodA encodes the protein MFNTRFLKNIDWIFMGSLLAIILVSLVILRSASANVFDDPYYFVKRQVLWAVVGLLLMFFVASFDYSYLARFGNYIYLVNIALLLAVFVLGYESKGAQRWIDLGFFDLQPSELAKVAIIISFAAFLVKRQGGLETIWDLIPCLVYVGIPLLLILKQPDLGTSLVFLAILLGMLWVGGANPRIIMIILLVILLFVLIIFGILFISTDGFQKVPEDLPIPLPFKPYQLLRLVIFINPDMDPLGAGYHVIQSKVAIGSGGFWGKGYQQGSQVQGDFLPEHHTDFVFSTIGEELGFLGGIGVLGLYLILLWRMIYIAKDARDLFGSLIVTGVASMLVFQILINTGMTMGIMPVTGIPLPFLTYGGSGMLSNMIAMGLVLSVNLHKQNLLF
- the minE gene encoding cell division topological specificity factor MinE: MMSFGDFLGRFFSKENGNSKNIAKDRLRLVLVHDRSNVSPEIMEQLKEDLIDVINKYLEIDQTALDVSLSTTDDDSIALVANIPILGMRRQIS
- the minD gene encoding septum site-determining protein MinD, which produces MGEVLVITSGKGGVGKTTATANIGTGLALLGKKVVMVDTDIGLRNLDVVLGLENRIVYDIVDVVRGNCRLKQALIKDKRFEGLFLLPAAQTKDKTAVSEEQMIKLSADLKQEFDFVVIDCPAGIEQGFKNAIAGADKAIVVTTPEISAVRDADRIIGLLEAAGLNDPKLVVNRIRPQMVKKGDMMSIEDMIDILAVDILGIVPDDEAIVVSTNRGEPVVLDNTSLSGEAFRNITKRILGEEVPLLNLEPNVGWFEKLKRFVTRS
- the minC gene encoding septum site-determining protein MinC, with the translated sequence MEQEVFDGVVGEDTLLVQKTLRSGQSIRHSGNVVVLGDINPGAEIIAGGHVMVAGTVRGVVHAGASGNQAATITAFHINPIQLRIGSIIFQRTDENRLDSEHLVTARIDKGRIIIDKI
- the mrdA gene encoding penicillin-binding protein 2, with product MKDRENVKKLNIFFGVIVVIFIVLGLRLFQLQVVQADAYAHLSDKNKFRITSIAARRGNIYDRNKEVLATSKPVFTISLTGGEIEEKESVAALMAEILQDPEITQESILQSLEDQSRRYEPVVIKRLPYDEGIQMVSRIEEKREDLPGVVIREEPMRYYPQGELAGHIIGTVGLINQEELETLEEYNYGRNDWIGKTGLEKTFERFEQGNKEIGLRGKHGADQVEVNAKHQPVSTWSHKDPIPGNSLMLTIDAKLQSVMETSIEETLLRLQKQRPKAKAGAGVLIDVKTGAILAMASAPYLNPNDFANGLSPDKVSYYWDEKLKPTFNRAIAGTYPPGSTFKPMTGLAALASGKISPLDTVYCGPSNWAKPRARCTGTHGNVNLYRAMAVSCNTYFQEMGQRIGIDQLHKTGQELGLGQLTGIELPGEATGLLPSKEWKEASFTGWESTWRIYDTYFMSMGQGYNLYTPLQLANYVATIANGGTRMKPYLVDKIISSDGETVLTEFQPTVAGKVDATDQMIDEIKKAMRAVTEPGGTAYSLFKDFPSSIGVAAKTGTAQTGLPGDDNSKDYHGVFVAFAPYDDPEVAFAGLMEYGYHGGSSAGLVAKAVFEEYFKLKRQPIPDTLPSSME
- the mreD gene encoding rod shape-determining protein MreD → MRVFVFIIAILVSIVLQTSLNLFTGGIKPDLLLILVLFVALMEGPKAGLKAGFAVGLVEDLVTGKYLGLSIIVKMITGFLVGLLEPKIFKENYLIPVVTLIVGTILHELLFIFFGNIIGMNIPWGENIWHRIFPLAVYQGIIALFAYVPFYKIYTSKRFKQNRSKI